From Microbacterium invictum, the proteins below share one genomic window:
- a CDS encoding COX15/CtaA family protein, giving the protein MTTAPTTPTASTAPSRAAWLPDRIDGRITVVAWLNFIGNVLIIATGGAVRLTGSGLGCPTWPLCTPDSLVPTPALVDDGIHSLIEFGNRLMSPLLGILALVLLVLVWRLRRTRRDVFVLAWVVMGGVLAQAVVGGITVWTGLNPFIVGFHYVASLTLVCVTAALLVRLHTAPGPRERAVPAWYAITTHVTTLVLALTIAFGVLTTGAGPHSGDATAGRNGFDATILEHVHAWPGYALLVLTLVLTVAAWLRRLPTRRWITALLIVEFVQIAVGLYQARNGLPELAVGVHMVLAALTAAAMTVVVMRLTAPRTARS; this is encoded by the coding sequence ATGACCACCGCGCCGACCACGCCGACCGCCTCGACCGCGCCATCGCGGGCCGCGTGGCTCCCGGACCGCATCGATGGCCGCATCACGGTCGTCGCATGGCTGAACTTCATCGGCAACGTCCTGATCATCGCCACCGGCGGGGCCGTGCGGCTCACCGGCTCGGGTCTGGGCTGCCCGACCTGGCCGCTGTGCACTCCGGACTCGCTCGTCCCCACGCCGGCGCTGGTCGACGACGGCATCCACTCGCTCATCGAGTTCGGCAACCGGCTCATGAGCCCGCTGCTGGGGATCCTGGCCCTCGTCCTGCTCGTGCTGGTGTGGCGGCTGCGCCGCACCCGGCGCGACGTGTTCGTGCTGGCCTGGGTCGTCATGGGCGGCGTCCTCGCCCAGGCGGTCGTGGGCGGCATCACGGTCTGGACGGGCCTGAACCCTTTCATCGTCGGGTTCCACTACGTCGCCTCGCTCACCCTGGTCTGCGTCACCGCGGCCCTGCTCGTGCGGCTGCACACCGCACCCGGCCCGCGCGAGCGCGCGGTGCCGGCCTGGTACGCGATCACGACCCACGTGACCACACTCGTGCTGGCCCTCACGATCGCCTTCGGAGTGCTCACCACCGGCGCCGGCCCGCACTCCGGCGACGCGACCGCCGGCCGCAACGGCTTCGACGCGACGATCCTCGAGCACGTGCACGCCTGGCCCGGCTACGCGCTGCTCGTGCTGACCCTGGTGCTGACCGTCGCCGCCTGGCTGCGGCGTCTGCCCACGCGTCGCTGGATCACCGCGCTGCTGATCGTCGAGTTCGTCCAGATCGCCGTCGGCCTGTACCAGGCGCGCAACGGCCTGCCCGAGCTTGCGGTCGGCGTGCACATGGTGCTGGCGGCCCTGACGGCCGCGGCGATGACCGTGGTCGTGATGCGCCTGACGGCTCCGCGCACAGCGCGCTCATAG
- a CDS encoding dinucleotide-utilizing enzyme — MNTRPRLIRRIPFWVLIVGSLASAAGGAYLLVTKLGTMDAGLLDGTATTSDVYVGQIWGVTGAILIGAGIVGLLLALSVASLRAFAPQAPAVDEPVAAASTDDEGADATDDDSAEPTADAGESLGYDSELGYTPAETVATR, encoded by the coding sequence ATGAACACCCGTCCCCGCCTGATCCGCCGCATCCCCTTCTGGGTTCTTATCGTCGGCTCCCTCGCCTCCGCCGCCGGCGGCGCGTATCTGCTGGTGACCAAGCTCGGCACGATGGATGCCGGGCTGCTCGACGGCACGGCCACGACCAGCGATGTGTATGTGGGCCAGATCTGGGGCGTCACCGGTGCGATCCTCATCGGCGCGGGCATCGTGGGCCTGCTGCTCGCCCTGAGCGTCGCGTCGCTGCGTGCGTTCGCCCCGCAGGCGCCGGCAGTCGACGAGCCTGTCGCCGCGGCATCCACCGACGACGAAGGCGCCGATGCCACTGACGACGACAGCGCCGAGCCCACCGCCGACGCAGGCGAGAGCCTCGGTTACGACAGCGAGCTCGGCTACACGCCGGCCGAGACCGTCGCGACGCGCTGA
- a CDS encoding heme o synthase: MDITQPVSGAAPATTDQRKGIRRTIAAYVTLTKPRVLELLLVTTVPVMILAEGGIPNLWLVLATVIGGSMSAGSAASFNMYLDRDIDAHMKRTAGRPLVTGEISPRAALIFSWVLAVASTVWLLLTTNWLAATLSAAAIFFYVVIYTMILKRRTEQNIVWGGIAGCFPVLIGWSAVTGSLDWAPLILFVLVFLWTPPHYWPLSMKYKGDYEEADVPMLGATRNGSQVGLQVILYAWATVACSLLLVPVADMGLVYTVSSVVFGGWFIYESHVLYNRAVRGERVKPMRVFHASITYLTLLFLAIAIDPLLPF; this comes from the coding sequence ATGGACATCACTCAGCCGGTCTCAGGGGCGGCACCCGCCACGACCGATCAGCGCAAGGGCATCCGGCGCACCATCGCCGCCTACGTCACGCTGACCAAGCCGCGCGTGCTCGAGCTGCTGCTGGTGACGACCGTTCCGGTGATGATCCTCGCCGAGGGCGGCATCCCGAATCTGTGGCTCGTACTCGCGACCGTGATCGGCGGCTCGATGAGCGCCGGTTCGGCGGCGTCGTTCAACATGTACCTCGACCGCGACATCGACGCGCATATGAAGCGCACGGCCGGCCGGCCGCTGGTGACCGGCGAGATCTCGCCGCGCGCGGCGCTCATCTTCTCGTGGGTGCTCGCCGTGGCATCCACCGTCTGGCTGCTCCTGACGACCAACTGGCTCGCCGCGACCCTGTCGGCCGCCGCCATCTTCTTCTATGTCGTGATCTACACGATGATCCTCAAGCGCCGCACCGAGCAGAACATCGTGTGGGGCGGCATCGCCGGGTGCTTCCCGGTGCTGATCGGCTGGTCGGCGGTGACCGGATCGCTCGACTGGGCGCCGCTGATCCTGTTCGTGCTCGTGTTCCTGTGGACGCCGCCGCACTACTGGCCGCTGTCGATGAAGTACAAGGGCGACTACGAAGAGGCCGACGTGCCCATGCTCGGCGCGACCCGGAACGGTTCGCAGGTCGGGCTGCAGGTCATCCTCTACGCATGGGCGACCGTCGCGTGCTCGCTGCTGCTGGTCCCGGTCGCCGACATGGGCCTGGTCTACACGGTCTCGTCGGTCGTGTTCGGCGGCTGGTTCATCTACGAGTCGCATGTCCTCTACAACCGCGCGGTGCGCGGCGAGCGGGTCAAGCCGATGCGCGTCTTCCACGCGTCGATCACCTACCTGACCCTGCTCTTCCTCGCGATCGCGATCGACCCGCTGCTGCCGTTCTGA
- the tkt gene encoding transketolase has product MSELLWDEIDRRAVDTARVLAADAVEKVGNGHPGTAMSLAPAAYLLYQRVLRHDPTDTGWLGRDRFILSAGHSSLTQYVQLYLGGFGLELDDLKSLRTWGSLTPGHPEYGHTKGVEITTGPLGQGLASAVGFAYASRYERGLFDPDAAAGTSPFDHFVYVVAGDGDLQEGVTSEAGSLAGHQKLGNLIAIYDSNQISIEDDTNVAFSEDVAARYEAYGWHVQTVDWKKTGEYVEDVAALHAAIEAAQGEMDKPSLIVLKTIIGWPSPGKQNTGKIHGSALGADELAATKKVLGFDPEQNFVVADDILARTRALADRAAEARAAWQTSFDAWAAANPERKALLDRLESGVLPEDVTVPSFEAGKDVSTRAASGQVINALADQLPELWGGSADLAESNLTTIKSAKSFIPSEWSTHEWSGDPYGRVLHFGIREHAMGAIVNGIKLHGPTRPFGGTFLIFSDYMRPAVRLAALMDIASVFVWTHDSVALGEDGPTHQPIEQLATLRLIPNFTVVRPADANETAAAWLEIVRRQGGPTGIALTRQNIPTFPRGEDGFATTDGVAKGAYVLIDAPDGAPDVVLIATGSEVQLAVAARETLAAEGINARVVSAPSLEWFAEQDEDYRESVIPASIRARVSVEAGVTGLWRSIVGDTGRTVGIDHFGASADYKTLFQKFGVTADAVADAARATVKENA; this is encoded by the coding sequence GTGTCGGAACTGCTTTGGGATGAGATCGATCGGCGCGCGGTGGACACCGCTCGCGTACTGGCTGCGGATGCCGTGGAGAAGGTCGGCAACGGCCACCCCGGCACCGCGATGAGCTTGGCGCCGGCGGCGTACCTGCTGTACCAGCGGGTGCTGCGGCACGATCCGACCGACACCGGCTGGCTGGGCCGCGACCGGTTCATCCTGTCGGCCGGGCACTCGTCGCTGACGCAGTACGTGCAGCTGTACCTGGGCGGCTTCGGTCTCGAGCTCGACGACCTGAAGTCGCTGCGCACCTGGGGCTCGCTGACCCCGGGCCACCCCGAGTACGGGCACACCAAGGGCGTCGAGATCACGACCGGCCCACTGGGCCAGGGTCTGGCATCGGCGGTCGGGTTCGCGTATGCATCACGGTACGAGCGCGGTCTGTTCGATCCGGATGCCGCGGCGGGCACCTCGCCGTTCGATCACTTCGTGTATGTCGTCGCCGGCGACGGCGACCTGCAGGAGGGCGTCACCAGCGAAGCGGGAAGCCTCGCCGGTCACCAGAAGCTGGGCAACCTGATCGCGATCTACGACTCGAACCAGATCTCCATCGAAGACGACACCAACGTCGCGTTCTCCGAAGACGTCGCCGCCCGGTATGAGGCGTACGGCTGGCACGTGCAGACGGTGGACTGGAAGAAGACAGGCGAGTACGTCGAGGACGTCGCCGCCCTGCACGCCGCGATCGAGGCGGCCCAGGGCGAAATGGACAAGCCCTCGCTGATCGTCCTGAAGACGATCATCGGCTGGCCCTCGCCCGGCAAGCAGAACACCGGCAAGATCCACGGCTCGGCGCTGGGCGCCGACGAGCTGGCCGCCACCAAGAAGGTCCTCGGCTTCGACCCCGAGCAGAACTTCGTCGTCGCCGACGACATCCTCGCCCGCACCCGGGCCCTCGCCGACCGTGCCGCCGAGGCGCGCGCAGCCTGGCAGACTTCGTTCGATGCGTGGGCCGCCGCCAACCCCGAGCGCAAGGCGCTGCTGGACCGCCTCGAGTCGGGCGTGCTGCCCGAGGACGTCACCGTGCCGAGCTTCGAGGCCGGCAAGGACGTGTCGACCCGCGCCGCGTCCGGCCAGGTCATCAACGCCCTCGCCGACCAGCTGCCCGAGCTGTGGGGCGGCTCGGCCGATCTGGCCGAGTCGAACCTCACCACCATCAAATCGGCGAAGAGCTTCATCCCCTCCGAGTGGTCGACCCACGAGTGGTCGGGTGACCCGTACGGCCGGGTGCTGCACTTCGGCATCCGCGAGCACGCGATGGGCGCGATCGTCAACGGCATCAAGCTGCACGGTCCGACGCGTCCGTTCGGCGGCACGTTCCTGATCTTCAGCGACTACATGCGCCCCGCCGTGCGGCTGGCTGCCCTCATGGACATCGCGTCGGTGTTCGTGTGGACGCACGACTCGGTCGCCCTCGGCGAGGACGGCCCCACGCACCAGCCCATCGAGCAGCTGGCCACCCTGCGCCTGATCCCGAACTTCACCGTCGTCCGGCCGGCCGACGCGAACGAGACCGCCGCCGCGTGGCTCGAGATCGTCCGGCGCCAGGGCGGCCCCACCGGCATCGCACTGACTCGCCAGAACATCCCGACCTTCCCGCGCGGCGAGGACGGGTTCGCGACCACCGACGGCGTCGCCAAGGGCGCGTATGTGCTCATCGACGCACCGGACGGCGCGCCCGACGTGGTTCTCATCGCCACCGGCTCCGAGGTGCAGCTCGCCGTCGCGGCGCGAGAGACCCTGGCCGCCGAGGGCATCAATGCCCGCGTCGTGTCGGCGCCGTCGCTGGAGTGGTTCGCCGAGCAGGACGAGGACTACCGTGAGAGCGTCATCCCGGCATCCATCCGCGCCCGTGTCTCGGTCGAAGCCGGCGTCACGGGCCTGTGGCGCAGCATCGTCGGCGACACCGGCCGCACCGTCGGCATCGACCACTTCGGCGCTTCCGCCGACTACAAGACCCTGTTCCAGAAGTTCGGCGTCACCGCCGACGCGGTCGCCGACGCGGCCCGCGCAACCGTCAAGGAGAACGCATGA
- the tal gene encoding transaldolase: protein MSTPTQALSDAGVSIWLDDLSRARITSGNLADLIKTRNVSGVTTNPTIFQGAIGNTDDDSYDDAIAALAERGASADEAIFELTTNDVRDAADIFRPVFDATGGEDGRVSIEVSPDLAHDTEATVAEAKKLWAKVDRPNALIKIPATKAGIPAITATLAAGIPVNVTLIFSLERHADVIEAYLAGIEQARENGHDISKIHSVASFFVSRVDTEVDKRLTAIGTDEALGLKSLAGVANARLAYELFEQKFAEARAKSLTDAGANLQRPLWASTGVKDPNLPDTLYVTELVAGGTVNTMPEKTLEATFDHGEIAGDTVTGTYAGAHDVFARLAAVGVNFDDVTQVLEDEGVDKFIASWHDLQQTVVAALEGAR, encoded by the coding sequence ATGAGCACCCCCACCCAGGCTCTGTCCGACGCAGGCGTCAGCATCTGGCTCGACGACCTGTCCCGCGCGCGGATCACGTCGGGCAACCTCGCCGATCTGATCAAGACGCGCAATGTCAGCGGTGTGACCACGAACCCGACGATCTTCCAGGGCGCGATCGGCAACACCGATGACGACTCGTATGATGACGCGATCGCCGCTCTCGCTGAGCGCGGCGCATCGGCGGACGAGGCGATCTTCGAGCTCACGACGAACGACGTGCGCGACGCGGCCGACATCTTCCGCCCGGTCTTCGACGCCACCGGCGGCGAGGACGGCCGGGTGTCGATCGAGGTCTCCCCCGACCTCGCCCACGACACCGAGGCGACCGTCGCCGAGGCGAAGAAGCTGTGGGCGAAGGTCGACCGCCCCAACGCGCTGATCAAGATCCCGGCGACCAAGGCCGGCATCCCGGCGATCACCGCGACGCTCGCCGCCGGCATCCCGGTCAACGTCACCCTGATCTTCAGCCTCGAGCGCCACGCCGACGTCATCGAGGCCTATCTCGCCGGCATCGAGCAGGCCCGCGAGAACGGCCACGACATCTCGAAGATCCACTCCGTGGCCTCGTTCTTCGTGTCCCGCGTGGACACCGAGGTCGACAAGCGACTGACGGCGATCGGCACCGACGAGGCCCTCGGCCTCAAGAGCCTCGCCGGCGTCGCCAATGCGCGCCTGGCCTACGAGCTGTTCGAGCAGAAGTTCGCCGAGGCGCGTGCAAAGTCGCTGACGGATGCCGGGGCGAACCTGCAGCGGCCGCTGTGGGCGTCGACGGGTGTAAAGGACCCGAACCTGCCCGACACGCTCTACGTGACCGAGCTCGTCGCCGGCGGCACCGTCAACACGATGCCCGAGAAGACGCTCGAGGCCACCTTCGACCACGGCGAGATCGCCGGCGACACCGTGACCGGCACGTACGCCGGTGCCCACGACGTGTTCGCCAGGCTCGCCGCCGTCGGCGTCAACTTCGACGATGTGACCCAGGTGCTCGAGGACGAAGGCGTCGACAAGTTCATCGCCTCGTGGCACGACCTGCAGCAGACGGTCGTGGCCGCCCTCGAGGGTGCGCGGTGA
- a CDS encoding glucose-6-phosphate isomerase, translating into MSFEIHVSGHAKRAVEQSLPGLVDSLVASGITAGDADLWGPGAAAEAAQRLGWVQAVSVSRPLVAEIVALREELIAKGITRVVLAGMGGSSLAPEVITRTAGVPLVILDSTSPGQVLAAIDGDAEAGGLEQTVLVVASKSGSTVETDSARRAFEAAWTDLGIDPAERIVVVTDPGSPLEESARTAGYRVFSADPAVGGRYSALTAFGLVPSGLAGADIEEMLDEAEATLLEVAIDDPKNPALVLAAAIAGGEPRRDKLGLITDGTHIEGLPDWIEQLVAESTGKNGTGILPVVLLPVSPEVDQTPDDLQLVRIVDDAVHFQIIEQHPGEILISGSLGAQFVVWEYATAIAGRVLGINPFDQPDVESAKEATRGLLDARPDTPAPAFVEQGVEVRVSDPALAASGTLEGVFDALWNTVPADGYVAIQAYVDRVSLPHLSGLREMVAADSGRPTTFGWGPRFLHSTGQYHKGGPAHGVFLQIRESTDVDLEIPGRPFTFGELLRAQADGDAQVLAAHGRPVITLTLTDPQVEVLTLFEAAQ; encoded by the coding sequence GTGAGCTTCGAGATCCACGTCTCGGGGCACGCCAAGCGTGCCGTCGAGCAGTCGCTGCCGGGGCTGGTCGACAGCCTCGTCGCGAGTGGGATCACGGCCGGCGACGCCGACCTCTGGGGCCCCGGGGCCGCGGCCGAGGCCGCCCAGCGCCTCGGCTGGGTGCAGGCCGTCTCGGTCTCCCGTCCGCTCGTGGCCGAGATCGTCGCGCTGCGCGAAGAGCTCATCGCCAAGGGGATCACCCGCGTGGTGCTGGCCGGCATGGGCGGCTCGTCGCTCGCGCCCGAGGTCATCACCCGGACAGCGGGCGTGCCGCTGGTCATCCTCGACTCCACCTCACCCGGTCAGGTGCTCGCCGCGATCGACGGCGACGCCGAGGCCGGCGGGCTGGAGCAGACGGTGCTCGTCGTGGCATCGAAGTCCGGCTCCACCGTCGAGACCGACTCGGCCCGCCGGGCTTTCGAAGCGGCGTGGACCGATCTGGGCATCGACCCCGCCGAGCGCATCGTCGTGGTCACCGACCCGGGTTCGCCCCTGGAGGAGTCCGCCCGCACAGCGGGCTATCGCGTGTTCTCCGCCGACCCCGCGGTCGGCGGTCGCTACTCGGCGCTGACCGCCTTCGGGCTCGTCCCGTCGGGCCTGGCCGGAGCCGACATCGAGGAGATGCTCGATGAGGCCGAGGCGACGCTGCTCGAGGTGGCGATCGACGACCCGAAGAACCCGGCGCTCGTGCTCGCTGCGGCCATCGCCGGCGGCGAGCCGCGCCGTGACAAGCTCGGCCTGATCACCGACGGCACCCACATCGAGGGCCTGCCGGACTGGATCGAGCAGCTGGTCGCCGAATCGACCGGCAAGAACGGCACCGGCATCCTGCCCGTCGTCCTGCTGCCCGTCTCCCCCGAAGTCGACCAGACCCCCGATGACCTCCAGCTCGTGCGCATCGTCGACGACGCCGTGCACTTCCAGATCATCGAGCAGCACCCCGGCGAGATCCTGATCTCAGGCTCGCTCGGAGCCCAGTTCGTCGTCTGGGAGTACGCGACCGCGATCGCCGGGCGGGTCCTGGGCATCAACCCCTTCGATCAGCCCGACGTCGAGTCGGCGAAGGAGGCGACCCGCGGTCTGCTCGACGCCCGACCCGACACCCCCGCTCCGGCCTTCGTGGAGCAGGGTGTCGAAGTGCGCGTCTCGGACCCGGCGCTGGCCGCGTCGGGCACCCTCGAGGGCGTGTTCGACGCCCTCTGGAACACGGTGCCCGCCGACGGCTATGTCGCCATCCAGGCGTACGTCGACCGTGTCTCGCTGCCGCACCTGTCGGGGCTGCGCGAGATGGTCGCCGCGGACTCGGGCCGGCCGACCACGTTCGGGTGGGGGCCGCGGTTCCTGCACTCGACCGGCCAGTACCACAAGGGCGGCCCGGCGCACGGCGTGTTCCTGCAGATCCGCGAATCCACCGATGTCGACCTGGAGATCCCCGGCCGCCCGTTCACGTTCGGCGAACTGCTGCGCGCGCAGGCCGACGGCGATGCCCAGGTTCTCGCCGCCCATGGCCGTCCGGTCATCACCCTGACCCTGACCGACCCCCAGGTCGAGGTCCTGACGCTGTTCGAAGCAGCACAGTAG
- the zwf gene encoding glucose-6-phosphate dehydrogenase, with amino-acid sequence MSFDTPGTLGTSEPDGVEISRGSNPLRDPDDRRLSRIAGPSALVIFGVTGDLSRKKLMPAVYDLANRGLLPPGFALVGFARRDWKDQDFAKVVYDAVRQHARTPFREETWKQLLQGIRFVSGEFGDPAAFLRLRETVEKLDVERGTMGNHAYYLSIPPKDFPTVATQLKNSGLVDDTDDDSWRRVVIEKPFGHDLPSARALNESLEVAFPADSIFRIDHYLGKETVQNILALRFANEFFEPLWNANYVDHVQITMAEDIGVGGRAGYYDGIGAARDVIQNHLLQLLALTAMEEPITLDATQLRAEKEKVLAAVKLPDDLSTATARGQYAGGWQGGEQVTGFLDEDGMNPQSTTETYAAVKLEIATRRWAGVPFYLRTGKRLGRRVTEIAVVFKETSQHLFRRSQTLEHSQNALVIRIQPDEGVTIRFGSKVPGAANEVRDVTMDFGYGHAFTESSPEAYERLILDVLLGDPPLFPRHQEVELSWRVLDPVEQYWAAQGGPLEQYSPGSWGPSSADELLARDGRVWRRP; translated from the coding sequence ATGTCATTCGACACACCCGGAACGCTCGGAACCTCCGAGCCGGACGGCGTCGAGATCTCGCGTGGCAGCAACCCGCTGCGCGATCCCGACGACCGTCGACTCAGCCGCATCGCCGGCCCCAGCGCCCTCGTGATCTTCGGCGTGACAGGCGATCTGTCGCGCAAGAAGCTCATGCCCGCCGTGTACGACCTCGCCAACCGCGGCCTGCTGCCCCCGGGCTTCGCACTCGTCGGGTTCGCTCGCCGCGACTGGAAGGACCAGGACTTCGCGAAGGTCGTCTACGACGCCGTCCGGCAGCACGCGCGCACGCCGTTCCGCGAGGAGACCTGGAAGCAGCTGCTGCAGGGCATCCGCTTCGTCTCCGGCGAGTTCGGCGACCCGGCGGCCTTCCTGCGGCTGCGTGAGACCGTCGAGAAGCTCGACGTCGAACGCGGCACGATGGGCAACCACGCCTACTACCTGTCGATCCCCCCGAAGGACTTCCCGACCGTCGCCACCCAGTTGAAGAACTCGGGGCTGGTCGATGACACCGACGACGACAGCTGGCGGCGCGTGGTCATCGAGAAGCCGTTCGGCCACGACCTGCCCAGCGCCCGCGCACTCAACGAATCGCTCGAGGTCGCCTTTCCCGCCGACTCGATCTTCCGCATCGACCACTACCTCGGCAAGGAGACGGTCCAGAACATCCTGGCGCTGCGCTTCGCGAACGAGTTCTTCGAGCCGCTGTGGAACGCGAACTACGTCGACCACGTGCAGATCACGATGGCCGAGGACATCGGCGTCGGCGGTCGTGCCGGCTACTACGACGGCATCGGCGCAGCACGCGACGTCATCCAGAACCACCTGCTGCAGCTGCTGGCGCTGACGGCCATGGAAGAGCCCATCACCCTCGACGCCACGCAGCTGCGGGCCGAGAAGGAGAAGGTCCTCGCCGCCGTCAAGCTCCCCGACGACCTGTCCACCGCCACCGCGCGCGGTCAGTACGCGGGCGGCTGGCAGGGCGGCGAGCAGGTCACCGGCTTCCTCGACGAAGACGGCATGAATCCGCAGTCCACGACCGAGACGTACGCGGCCGTGAAGCTCGAGATCGCGACCCGCCGCTGGGCCGGCGTCCCGTTCTACCTGCGCACCGGCAAGCGCCTCGGCCGCCGCGTGACAGAGATCGCCGTCGTGTTCAAGGAGACCTCGCAGCACCTGTTCCGGCGCAGCCAGACCCTCGAGCACAGCCAGAACGCCCTGGTCATCCGCATTCAGCCCGACGAGGGCGTGACCATCCGGTTCGGATCGAAGGTGCCCGGAGCGGCGAACGAAGTGCGCGACGTCACGATGGACTTCGGCTACGGACACGCCTTCACCGAGTCGAGCCCCGAGGCCTACGAGCGCCTGATCCTCGACGTGCTGCTGGGCGACCCGCCGCTGTTCCCCCGTCATCAGGAGGTCGAGCTCTCGTGGCGCGTCCTCGACCCGGTCGAGCAGTACTGGGCCGCGCAGGGCGGACCGCTCGAGCAGTATTCCCCCGGTTCGTGGGGCCCATCGTCCGCCGACGAGCTGCTGGCTCGCGATGGCCGCGTCTGGAGGCGCCCATGA
- a CDS encoding glucose-6-phosphate dehydrogenase assembly protein OpcA: protein MIIDLPDTTVSRIARSLVSVREEGGAVALGRVLTLVIVSSSGLEEDVIEAANDASREHPMRVIVLTADTAGESKLDAQIRVGGDAGASEVIVLRASGDAAGSEEALITGLLLPDAPVVAWWPDHPPLEPARSPIGRMAQRRITDAATRPYSPDRLAQLASGHAPGDTDLAWTRLTHWREQLAAVLDQPPYDRVTAVEVVGSASSPSTALLAAWLRLKLDVPVEWHYAQRENWEHGIQKVRLTRASGDIVLERSNPIDATLTQPGQPSHDIVLPRRTLRECLAEELRRLDPDLLYGRVITEGWELLEPPTTAE from the coding sequence ATGATCATCGACCTACCCGACACCACGGTCTCGAGGATCGCCCGTTCGCTGGTCAGTGTGCGCGAAGAGGGCGGCGCCGTGGCCCTCGGCCGCGTGCTGACCCTGGTCATCGTCTCCTCGAGCGGACTCGAGGAAGACGTCATCGAGGCGGCCAACGACGCCTCGCGCGAGCACCCCATGCGCGTCATCGTGCTGACCGCCGACACGGCCGGTGAATCGAAGCTCGACGCCCAGATCCGCGTGGGCGGCGACGCCGGCGCGAGCGAGGTCATCGTGCTGCGCGCCTCGGGCGACGCGGCCGGCAGCGAAGAGGCTCTCATCACCGGGCTGCTGCTGCCGGATGCCCCGGTCGTCGCCTGGTGGCCCGACCATCCGCCGCTCGAGCCGGCGCGCTCGCCCATCGGGCGCATGGCGCAGCGACGGATCACGGATGCTGCGACGCGGCCGTACTCGCCCGATCGACTGGCGCAGCTGGCCTCCGGGCACGCTCCCGGCGACACCGATCTGGCATGGACGCGCCTGACCCACTGGCGCGAGCAGCTCGCCGCAGTGCTCGACCAGCCCCCGTACGATCGGGTGACCGCGGTCGAGGTCGTCGGCAGCGCGAGCTCGCCGTCGACGGCGCTGCTGGCGGCCTGGCTGCGGCTCAAGCTCGACGTGCCCGTGGAATGGCACTACGCCCAGCGCGAGAACTGGGAGCACGGCATCCAGAAGGTCCGCCTGACCCGCGCCTCCGGCGATATCGTCCTGGAGCGGAGCAACCCGATCGACGCGACGCTGACCCAGCCCGGACAGCCGTCGCACGACATCGTGCTGCCGCGTCGCACCCTGCGCGAGTGCCTCGCCGAAGAGCTCCGCCGTCTGGATCCGGACCTCCTGTATGGTCGAGTGATCACCGAGGGGTGGGAGCTTCTGGAGCCCCCGACGACCGCGGAGTAG
- the pgl gene encoding 6-phosphogluconolactonase: protein MAEFWTEKRVVISPDAAELVTSVAARFFDRIGKRTGAGKTAHIALTGGVIGTEVLRAIGADPARHDIDWSSVHLWWGDEVFAPWDSAERNHHAARVLLDAIDIPTANVHPMPSSDDVADIDDAASAYAAELARFGDDERAWPTFDVCFLGVGPDAHIAALFPDRAEIQVVDRAVVAVRDSPKPPSLRLTLTRPVLNSSRRVWMVIAGDDKAAALGLALAGASYESVPAAGAKGRKRTILFVDRAAAAQVPAELIDQEY from the coding sequence ATGGCTGAGTTCTGGACCGAGAAGCGTGTCGTCATCAGTCCGGACGCGGCCGAGCTGGTCACCTCCGTCGCGGCCCGCTTCTTCGACCGCATCGGCAAACGCACCGGCGCGGGCAAGACGGCGCATATCGCTCTGACCGGCGGTGTCATCGGCACCGAGGTGCTGCGTGCCATCGGCGCCGACCCGGCTCGCCATGACATCGACTGGTCGTCGGTGCATCTGTGGTGGGGCGATGAGGTGTTCGCGCCCTGGGACAGCGCCGAGCGCAACCATCACGCCGCCCGGGTGCTGCTGGATGCCATCGATATCCCGACGGCGAATGTCCACCCGATGCCGTCGTCCGACGACGTTGCGGACATCGACGACGCCGCGTCCGCCTACGCCGCCGAGCTCGCCCGGTTCGGCGACGACGAGCGGGCCTGGCCGACCTTCGACGTCTGCTTCCTCGGCGTCGGGCCGGATGCGCACATCGCCGCGCTCTTCCCCGATCGCGCCGAGATCCAGGTCGTCGATCGCGCGGTGGTCGCCGTGCGCGACTCCCCCAAGCCGCCGTCGCTGCGCCTCACGCTGACCCGCCCCGTCCTGAACTCGTCACGACGGGTGTGGATGGTGATCGCCGGAGACGACAAGGCTGCCGCGCTCGGGCTGGCGCTGGCCGGAGCGAGCTATGAGAGCGTGCCGGCAGCCGGGGCGAAGGGGCGCAAGCGCACCATCCTGTTCGTGGACCGCGCGGCTGCGGCTCAGGTCCCGGCCGAGCTCATCGACCAGGAATACTGA
- a CDS encoding RNA polymerase-binding protein RbpA: protein MATGGNAIRGTRVGAGPMGEQDHGHHADRVSVSYWDALGNETVRYFAAGIAEEEIPETIDSPHSGLPAGRDKANPPAVAKAEPYKTHLAYVKERRSDDEAEQLLDDALQQLRERRGQA from the coding sequence ATGGCAACCGGCGGAAACGCAATCCGAGGCACCCGCGTGGGTGCCGGCCCGATGGGCGAGCAGGACCACGGCCACCACGCCGACCGTGTCTCCGTCTCCTACTGGGACGCCCTCGGCAACGAGACCGTCCGCTATTTCGCGGCGGGCATCGCCGAGGAAGAGATCCCCGAAACCATCGACTCCCCGCACTCGGGGCTGCCGGCCGGCCGCGACAAGGCGAACCCGCCGGCCGTCGCGAAGGCCGAGCCGTACAAGACGCATCTCGCCTACGTCAAGGAGCGTCGCTCCGACGACGAGGCCGAACAGCTTCTCGACGACGCGCTGCAGCAGCTGCGCGAGCGCCGCGGCCAGGCCTGA